CAGGCCGGACACGGCCGGATTCAAGGAAAAGGCCTCACCCGGCGAGTCTACAGACCAAAACAGAAGGACCGGACTTCATCGCCCGGTCCCTCGCTTACGGTTGCCGCACCTTTACGGAGCGGTCAATCGCTGTTTATTCCTCGTCGCGGCGGTTGTTGCCCCAGCCACGGTCGGCGCGGGCGCGGGGACGGAAGCCGCCCTCGCCGCCCTGCTCGCCCCCCTCGCGGGGAGCAGCGTCACGCGGGCGGAAGTCGCTGCCGCCGCTGCGGTCGTCACGGGGACGGTCGTCGCGCGGGCGGAAGGTCGGGCGATCCTCGCGGGGACGGAAGCCGCCGCCCTGGCCACCCTGACGGTCGCCGCCACGGTCGTCACGGCCCTGGTAGCCGCCACGGTCGTTGCCGCGGAAGCCGCCGCCCTGGTACCCGCCCTGGCCGCGGTCCTCGCGGGGACGGAAGCCGCCACCCTGGCCACCCTGACGGTCGCCGCCACGGTCGTCACGGCCCTGGTAGCCGCCACGGTCGTTGCCGCGGAAGCCGCCGCCCTGGCGGTCGCCGCCACGGTCATTGCGGCCCTGGTAGCCGCCCTGGCCGCGGTCCTCGCGGGGGCGGAAGCCGCCACCCTGGCGGTCGCCGCCACGGTCGTCACGGCCCTGGGGACCGCCGCTGCGCTCGGCGCCCTGACCCGCGCGGAAGCCGCCCTGACCCTGGGCTTCACGCATTTCGCGCATTTCACGGCGCAGGCCACGCAGTTCCTTGCCCTGGGCCTCGAGCATTTCCTTCATCTCACCCAGCAGGGCCAGCAGGTCGTCGGCGTCGATGTACTCGTCTTCGCCGTCCTCGCCTTCCTCGGTGTCCTCGCCCTGCATCTGCGCGGCGTCCTCGCTGCCGTCTTCCTGGCCCTCGGCGGCGGCTTCCTGGGCGTCCAGCACGCTGTCCTCGTCGGCCTCTCCGGCCAGTTCGGGCAGAATCTCACGCACCTCGGCGGGGGTCTGCTCGTGCATGTCCTGCTCCTGGGGGGCGTGTTCGCCCTGGCGCGGCTCGTTGTGGTCGGTCATGGTCATTCTCCTTTGTTTCCCTGCACTGCTGGTCAGGAACGTTCAAGCATATTGGCTCTCAAGATGCTGGCGGCTTCGGCCAGTGGCACACCTGTCATGGGTGCCGAGCGCGGGCGCACCCCCGAGTGTAGCATCCACGGGCAAGGCCGGAGCGGCGGCGTGAAAAATGGGCGAAGGCCCTTTCCGGCCCGCCCCCCGTCACAGACCCGTCATCCCCCGCTTCTATACTCGGTTCATGACGCGACTTGCCCTGCTCTCCCTGACCCTGCTGCTCGGGACCGGTCTTCAGGCCTCGGCGCAGGCCGCCCCAAAGGCGCCCACCCGCACGGTGAACATCGGCCTGGGCTACAACCCCGACGTGCAGTTCACGCCGTTCTATGTGGCCGACAAGCTGGGCTACTTCGCCGCCGAGGGCCTCAAGGTCAACTACCAGCACGGGTACGTGAACCAGCTGCTGCCGCTGCTGCTGCAGGGCAAGCTCGACTTCGTGGTGGGTGACCCGGAGGACGCCATCTTCGCCCGCAACCAGGGCGCAGACGTGAAGTACATCATGACCATGTACCAGAAAAATCCGGTCACGGTGTTCAGCCTCAAGCCCCTGAACGGTGTGGCCAGCCTGAAGGGCAAGACGGTGGGCATTCCCGGTCCCTACGGCAGCAGTTACCACGCCATCCAGGCCCTGCTCGACAGCGCGGACCTGACCGAGGGCAAGGACCTGACCCTCGCCAACATCGGCTTCACGCAGCAGGACGCCGTGCGCGCCGGACGGGTCGACGCCGCCGTGGGCTATGTCAACAACGACGTGGTGCTGCTGGGCAAATCCACCGGCCAGAAGGTCTACACCCTGGACATCTCGGGCGCGTATCCGATGGTCGGCGTGGGACTGATTGCCAGCGGCAAATCGCTGACCGGCGACCTGGCCGCCCGGGTGGTGCGCGCCTCCCAGCGTGGCCTGAAATTCACGGTGGCCGACCCCGCCCGCGCCTTCAAGCTGGCCCAGCCGGTATTCGGCACCGCCGGGACGCTGGAGATCCTGAAGGCGAGCACCCCGCTGGTCACCAGTGCCTACACGCAGAAAAACGGCATCGGCGCGAGCAACCCCGACGCCTGGACCAAGGCGGTGGCTGCCCTCGTCAAGCAGGGTAAGCTGCCTGCCGGGGCCAGGGCGACGGACTACTACACCAACGCATTTATCAGCAAGACGCTGAAGTAGGACGGCAGGCCACAGGCCGGGAAGCCCTCCTCTTCCCGGCCCCTGCGCCGCCGAGGTGAACGCTCAGCTTGCCAGGTGGTCTCCAGGCCTGACCTTGCCCATTGCGGGCCGCGTCATCCACAGCAGGGCGGCCAGGGCCGTGTTCAGAACAACGTTCACGACGGCGCTTTGCAGGGCGTAGTGCCCCACCGCCCACCAGTAGGCGTTGATGACCGCGTTCAGCAACAGCCCGAAGGCCAGGATGCCGGTCAGGGGCGCGTAACGCTGTGGGTCGTTGGAGCAGGTCCAGAACAGCGCGCCAAACGCGAGAAGAACGCCGCCGTATTCAGAGGCCAGCCCCCAGTTGGTCAGGTGGAGGGCAAAAATCTGATTGGCCAGCACCGGGAACAGCAGGGTGAGGCCAGCGAGGGCCAGCCAGACGGCAGCCAGACGAAAGGCCAGTTGCGGTGCAAACATAGACACTCCTCCTTATGTCGCAGGGGCACGCAAGCGGCAGCACCCACCTCCCGGCAATGGACGATCAGACTTCCTCCGGTTGTTGCTGGGGAACGGCGCTGAGGGTGGAGGCCAGGACGCAGACCAGCAAGGTGATGGCAGCGGCCAGCAGAAAGCCGAAGCGCAAACCGGTGTGGTGGGCGGTGAGCCCGATCAGGGGCGGCCCCACCAGAAAGCCGCTGTAGCCGAAGACGGAGACAAAGGCCACCCCCGCGCCTGCCGGAAGGCTGGGAAGACGCCCGGCCGCCGACACGATCAGGGGAAACATAGCCGCGTTGCCCAGGCCGACCAGCAGAAAGCCGAGTGCGCCGACCACCGGAGACCCTGCCAGCACACAGATCAGAAACCCCACGGTTGCCAGCAGCGCTCCCAGGCGCAACAACCGGGCCGCGCCCAGCCGGTCGCACAGACCGTCGCCCACCAGACGGCCAAACGCCATGGCCAGTGAAAACAGCGCGAAGCCCAGCGCCACCTGCCCCCCGGATGACAGGGCCAACTGCTGCAGATACACGGCGCTCCAGTCATTGACGCTGCCTTCAGTAAAGACGGCGCAGAAGCCCAGCACGCCGAGCAGGAGCAGGGTGCGGGGCAGACGCCACCGATTTCCGGGAGACGGCGGCGCTGTGACCGGCAGTTCCTCTGGGGCCGTCGTCAGGAGGTGCGGCAGTGCCAGGGCACCCAGACACGCCGTCGCCAGCGCCACAGCGAGCAGATGGACCCAGGCCGCCGTGAACGAAACCATCAGCCCTCCCAGCACGGTGCCGCTGAGGCCGCCCACGCTGAAGGCCGCGTGAAACGAGGACATCACCGGGCGGGCCAGCCGTTGCTCCACTAGGCTGGCCTGGGCATTCATGGCCACGTCCAGGGTTCCGGTCGCCGCGCCCAGCAGCAGCAACGCAGCGAACAAACCCAGCAGACTCGAGGACAACGCCGGGAGGGCCAGGCACAGGGCGTAGGCGGCCACGGCCCCGCCCACCAGGGTGCGGGTGCCGTAGCGTTTGAGCAGGGAGGGTGTCAGCGGCAAGAGGGTCATGGCCCCGGCGGCCACACCCAGCAGGGCAAATCCCAGATCACGCTCGCTCAGTCCCAGCTGGGCCTTGAGCGTGGGAATGCGGATCACCCAGTGGGCGAACCCGGCTCCGGCCACAAAAAAGACCAGGGTGGTTGCCGCCCGCGCTGCCCGAGCAGCCGCGTCAGACAGAAGGGGCGAGGAATCGCTTGACCAGAGATCTGCTGACATGCTGCTTCTCCCGTTCCCTGAATTCTGAAGGCCGCCGGACACCCCGGGGATGGGTTTACGGCTCGCTATACACGTTGTCGGGCGTGTTGCCGGTGACGCTGCCGCCGGGCTGGGCGTAGGTGGCCCTTTTGGTGTTCCGAATGCCCCCACCCTTATTCTTTGCCGTATTCCCGGTCACGCTGCCGCTGGAGATCGTCAGCTTGCCGTCGTTATAGAAGCCCCCCCCATCGCCATAGGTGTCGGTGGCCTGGTTGCCACTGACCGTGGCCCCTGACAGCGTAAATTGTGCGGCCGGATCGCCGTTGGTCGCACTGGCTGCACCCACGAAGACGCCGCCGCCGTACAGAGCGGTGTTGTCCTTGATCCCGCCGCCGCTGGCTATGAAGACAGCATTGGGATACATGCGGATGCCGCCGCCCCCACCTTCCCCCGCGCCTTTACCAGTGACTGTGTTGCCGCTGATCTCGCCGCCGGTCATAGTGACCTGACCGTCCAGCACCAGACCGCCGCCTGTGCGGGACGCACTGTTGGCGCTGATCACGCCGCCCGAGAGCGTGAGCTTGCCGCTCCTGAACACGCGAATGCCGCCGCCGCCGTCGGTGCTGCCGGTGACCTTGTTGCCACTGATCACGCCGCCCCCAATGGTGCTGTTCGTGTCGCCTCCAAGAGCGAGGCCGCCCCCACTGTTAACAGCTGTGTTGCCAGTGACGGTTCCGCCCGTCATGTTCAGGGTGGTGCGGCTCACCGCGATGCCACCACTGTTATCGCCCGCCGTATTGTTCCTGACGGTGGCGGTGCCCCCGAAGGTCACGGTGGAATTGGTGGTGCGACTGGCGGGGGTGAACAGCAACAGGCCGCCACCATTCTTGGACGCTGTATTGCCCTCGATGGTGCCGCCCGTGATGCTGGCGTCACGGAATATGCCCATGCCGCCTCCGTAAGGGGCCGCGTTGTCCCTCACAGCTCCGCCCGTCATCGTGAAGTTACCGTT
This Deinococcus aerophilus DNA region includes the following protein-coding sequences:
- a CDS encoding MFS transporter, with the protein product MSADLWSSDSSPLLSDAAARAARAATTLVFFVAGAGFAHWVIRIPTLKAQLGLSERDLGFALLGVAAGAMTLLPLTPSLLKRYGTRTLVGGAVAAYALCLALPALSSSLLGLFAALLLLGAATGTLDVAMNAQASLVEQRLARPVMSSFHAAFSVGGLSGTVLGGLMVSFTAAWVHLLAVALATACLGALALPHLLTTAPEELPVTAPPSPGNRWRLPRTLLLLGVLGFCAVFTEGSVNDWSAVYLQQLALSSGGQVALGFALFSLAMAFGRLVGDGLCDRLGAARLLRLGALLATVGFLICVLAGSPVVGALGFLLVGLGNAAMFPLIVSAAGRLPSLPAGAGVAFVSVFGYSGFLVGPPLIGLTAHHTGLRFGFLLAAAITLLVCVLASTLSAVPQQQPEEV
- a CDS encoding ABC transporter substrate-binding protein, yielding MTRLALLSLTLLLGTGLQASAQAAPKAPTRTVNIGLGYNPDVQFTPFYVADKLGYFAAEGLKVNYQHGYVNQLLPLLLQGKLDFVVGDPEDAIFARNQGADVKYIMTMYQKNPVTVFSLKPLNGVASLKGKTVGIPGPYGSSYHAIQALLDSADLTEGKDLTLANIGFTQQDAVRAGRVDAAVGYVNNDVVLLGKSTGQKVYTLDISGAYPMVGVGLIASGKSLTGDLAARVVRASQRGLKFTVADPARAFKLAQPVFGTAGTLEILKASTPLVTSAYTQKNGIGASNPDAWTKAVAALVKQGKLPAGARATDYYTNAFISKTLK